One region of Flavobacterium sp. GSB-24 genomic DNA includes:
- a CDS encoding DUF6624 domain-containing protein, with product MKKYLLYVFILCFSLSYAQNKINENLKRELDSIMKSDQILREYINFDTSEDRKKEIVKDLSRENDPNFRKGIWLEMKKRDSLNLIKVEELIKLYGYPGKSLVGEPTNIAAWYVIQHSSKIGEYLSMIEKEAKKKEIPFTYFAKMQDRFLTQQGKEQIYGTQGQMKQITNKETGKKEFFNYVSPIENPTRVNDRRRKAGFTTTVEENAKEMGMEYKVYTLDEIKKMN from the coding sequence ATGAAAAAATATCTACTTTACGTTTTTATTTTATGCTTCAGTCTAAGTTATGCTCAAAATAAAATCAATGAAAATTTGAAAAGAGAACTTGATTCAATTATGAAATCAGATCAAATTCTTAGGGAATATATCAATTTTGATACTTCTGAGGATCGAAAAAAAGAAATCGTAAAAGACCTTAGTCGTGAAAATGATCCGAATTTTAGAAAGGGCATTTGGCTAGAGATGAAAAAACGAGATTCTCTTAATTTGATTAAGGTTGAAGAACTTATAAAACTATATGGTTATCCAGGAAAAAGCTTAGTTGGCGAACCAACCAATATTGCTGCGTGGTATGTTATTCAACACAGTTCTAAAATTGGAGAATATTTGTCAATGATTGAGAAAGAAGCGAAAAAGAAAGAGATACCTTTTACCTACTTTGCTAAAATGCAAGATCGTTTTTTAACGCAACAAGGAAAAGAACAGATTTATGGAACGCAAGGTCAGATGAAACAAATAACGAATAAAGAAACAGGAAAAAAAGAGTTTTTTAATTACGTCTCGCCAATTGAAAACCCTACTAGAGTTAACGATCGAAGAAGGAAAGCGGGTTTTACAACTACAGTTGAGGAAAATGCAAAAGAAATGGGAATGGAATACAAGGTTTATACCTTGGATGAAATAAAGAAAATGAACTAG